Genomic DNA from Pungitius pungitius chromosome 12, fPunPun2.1, whole genome shotgun sequence:
CGGTCGGGCATGTTGGCCGCCGTGGCGCGCTACCAGGATGACCTGGATCTGAGGTTCATAACGGACGAGATTCAGTCCAACCTGCAGTGCTGCGGGGCGGATAACTACCGCGACTGGGAGCTCAACATGTGAGTAGCAGGTGACTAGCTAGGGACGCGTTTATGTAAAAGTAAGTACACCACCAGTGCCCGGAAAAGTGAATGGTTATCGATCCCTCTTACCCCAGATATTACAACTGCTCCGCGCCGGGGGTGCTGGCGTGCGGCGTCCCGGCGACGTGCTGCGTGGACCCCCTGGAGAACGGAACGGTGTGGAACTCTCAGTGCGGTTTGGGAGCCCAGCTGCTGGACGAGTTCAGCGCTCAGAGTGTGATCTTCCTGGGCGGATGTCTGGGGGGAATCTCTCGCTGGATTGAGCAACACGAGGGCCTGATCGGCACAGTTGCAGTAGTCGTGGTTGGGGTCCAGATTCTGACTTTGTTCATCTCCACGCGACTGTTAGAAAGCATCCGGTGGCATAAGGTTTACACATAACACGGGATGGTGGATATATCCGTCCACTATATTATGTTTATGCAAATTATGTGATCCAGATGACCCTGTATAAACATCTTGTGTTCTGATATTTAAGTTTCTCAGTTGTCTCATGCTGTACATCCTGAACCACACCTTATTTCATGGAcgtatttttacatttctgtattaaatgtgaaaatgtgccATGTGCATTATTTTGCTGTTTGATTCACaaagatattttgaagttttaaaGGCCAAGACGTCTTTAACATAAGGTTACAAGGCTTTACGAAGTCATCAGAACCCccatgaaaacctttttttttatttttgttcaaacaaaGTAGACATGCCATGTATTAATTTGTGATCTTTACATTTAGGGATTTGGACAGAGCTGGACCTCGCTGTCTACCTACTGCTGCTCTACATTCACCCCATTGACATGCGAGTGGTatcatttttctcatttaactCTGGGCAGGAAAGCAAAGACAGAACAAAAACTTAAACGATTCCTTTTCCTAGTGATTCCTATGATTCCTGTAATTTGGCGCAAATTGAGATTGGAAAAACTTGGACAAAGCACAGCGTTCCTTTTCACCCGTACTTTAGTTTGTGGTTTACCCTTCCGTGATATTGGTAAACAATTTCCCAGCAGAAAGAATCAAATGACACCATACAGAGCCAGTTCATGTAGCTCTAGATGGTGGTATGCTTCCCACGGGCCGATTACGGTGATGTCTGAACGAGCAAGAACAAACACAGAGTGAGGCAAAGGAACCGTGGGGATGTTGTTTCGGTGTTTTTGGTGCAGTGGTCCACAGGAACTGTGATACTTGCTTGCCGTGGTTTGGCCACATCCAAATTCATGTTTGGGCGGGAAAAGCGAAGTAATTGTTGTCCTTCGTGCTAAATGTTAAAATACATTGCATTCAAGGCCTATATCCACTTCTCCCGTTCAGACAGCTGCAGCTGTTTTTAGAATAGTAATGCTGATGTGTGTCCATCAAGAGGCATTTGCAAATTTGCTGTTGGATTTTCTCagattgccttttctctccaACTGTTTTATTATGATTCTGAGAATAGGGCATGAATGGCGAAAGTTTTCTCCTTTCCCATCAGCAGTCTCTGAGATTCTGTTGCATCAATTCATCTGATGCCTTACAGCTTCTCTGAGTAATCTATTCCATTCATAAGCAAACACATGGGACACGTGCAGGGACACGCACTCACTTTCTTGTGCACTATTTAAACAATGTTTCTCTCGTTGACTCACAAACCCAACCTTATACTATGCAACAGAATCACTCAAAACATGTGGATACATTTTATTCGATTTTCTTTCTGGCCATTAAAGGGGTTAATAATGATGTCTGATACTTGATCAGGAGGATGCTGAATCAGACACATATTACAAGATACCAAACCTGAAACAAAGTGACATCTCGAAAGTAACTTAGTGCACACTAGTATTGTCTTATACTTTAGCATACTATAGCATTGCCATCGTGTGATTCCCTATTTCACAACATTGAAAAAGCTCTGGGTCTCATTCGACGCCAACTAGTGGTGTCCGATGGAAGCACTAGCTATAAAACGGAATGAAGGATCCAGCAAAGATCGTCTATTGTGAATCTGAGGAACCGACCCCGGTACCCGGAAATAGATACGGAGTAAGACCTCACTACTTCCTGTCTCCCACTATCGAGGTTAAGGTTTGTAGGTTAAAGGTTATACACGCTGCTCcacatgtgtgttgttgtttttttattgataacTGGCAATCCGTTCAAATAAAGGGCAGTGACATGGGGAAGAATAAGAAGAACAAAAGTAACGAGTCAGATAAACAAGCGGACAAGTCCGGCCAACATTCCAGGTAACGTTGGGAAGCTAAAATGTAACAGAAGATATGCTAGCTAACCTTAGCTCAGCTAGCCGTAAACGCTAGCTCTCATTAGCTCGCACGTTAATCACGGCTAACTGCAGCGTCACATTTAATAAATGAGATTCAACTTGTCAACGTAATCAATTTAGTTAAGTTAATGCGAACTGATGACATTCACCTGCATCACGTAGCCTTGAGACATTGAAAGACTGACTTGAATTAACGTGAACGTATCGTTAGTTAAGTTAACGATAGCTAACGTTATGTGTTCCTTGCAGTTACTTTCCGACCTGTATTGTGTTTATGCTTCGTACTGTGAAACTACTATATCCAAAACGTGACACCCTTACGTTTAAATTTAAGTTTCTATTGTACGTTTCttctattttatatatttgattCTGGATTTGTTTTGCAATTCTTAACTCACCCTCCCCCCTTACTACGTTTATGGTGTGCACCAATGCACAAAATGGATTGTGATTTGTTTTAACAGTGATAAGAGACTCAAACAGAGAGATGGGAAACCCAAGAAAGCCAAACCAGATCACATGGAACACATCCCCTTCAAACTGCGTGAGATCATGAAGAGCAAAGAGAGGCTGAAAACGGGATCCGTGAAGCCCAAAAAGCCCAAAGAAGGTGGACAGACACACTTCTTTGACATTACGTCATGTGATGCAAGTCTTTATCTTTTTAACAGTAGTGCTAGTTTTTCTTTATACGTATTGGGAAAACTTGTTTTTGTCTCTATAGCCATCGCATCCAAAGGTAAACCAGACGATCTGCAGATCGAAGACATCCCTGTCCCACATTTCAAGAGGGGAAATGCAGAGAGTGTGAAAGCATATCTGCGGCGCATGGAGAACGAGACGAAACacgtcctcttcctcaccaACAACCAAGTGGACAGAAAGCCTGAGCTGGATGTAGATGATCAAGAGAGACCCGCGAACCAGGGCAAgtctgagaaaaagaaagagtaagTTTGCCAGTACACTGATTAAATGCATTTGTGCTATAACGGGATGGGAAAGTGGGTCTGACTCATGCCCTCCTCCTGCTAAGGCTTCTTATTGTATACTTATCTTATTGACTCAACTGGGTaatttgttttagttgtctGGACTGTAACGGTTTACAGGTTACAGTAAATTCAACAAAAAGTGCTTTACTTTTTCTTTGAAATGAGTGGGTGAATTAAAGACATGTATATTGTAATGTGATCTCTGCTTTCTTTGCTACAGGCACGGCAGATTCAGATTAGAGAAGCTACACGAGAAAAAACTGAACAGACAAGTGGCCgagatggagaaagagatgTTTATTGGTAAGGAgagttatatttatatattatatttatattaacacAGGGTCTTTTGACGTGAGGTAGGATgagacacacattcatacataaaCGCTGCTCGCCCTGGGGGAA
This window encodes:
- the ccdc137 gene encoding coiled-coil domain-containing protein 137 translates to MGKNKKNKSNESDKQADKSGQHSSDKRLKQRDGKPKKAKPDHMEHIPFKLREIMKSKERLKTGSVKPKKPKEAIASKGKPDDLQIEDIPVPHFKRGNAESVKAYLRRMENETKHVLFLTNNQVDRKPELDVDDQERPANQGKSEKKKEHGRFRLEKLHEKKLNRQVAEMEKEMFIDTVPFGEVAMAPPFLSAKPKKAPVKSQQPPKGLLLNSLLGRAVVSTAKPSMARQRIVEEERERVVEAYRLLKKRKQQQRMDLPANLEKLKNPAGTFPVEET